A genomic region of Gammaproteobacteria bacterium contains the following coding sequences:
- the yegL gene encoding IPR002035 domain-containing protein YegL translates to MSTFTAPEQVPFGTDNFAENPEPRCPCLLLLDRSASMAGAPIRELNAGLTTFRDELMTDSLAMKRVEVAVVSFGPVRIESEFYTTANFSPPVLDAGGDTPMGEAVQQAIAMVQQRKDVYKSSGILSYRPWIFMITDGAPTDAWQGAAQMVREGEAQKSFAFFAVGVQGARMDILGQIATRAPLKLQGFKFREMFLWLSRSMRSVSQSTPGTAVPLAPPTGWAEV, encoded by the coding sequence GTGAGCACATTTACCGCTCCAGAACAAGTTCCATTCGGGACCGATAATTTCGCGGAAAATCCAGAACCGCGTTGCCCATGTTTATTATTGTTGGATCGTTCAGCATCAATGGCTGGAGCACCCATTCGTGAATTAAACGCGGGATTAACTACATTTCGTGATGAATTGATGACTGATTCCCTGGCCATGAAGCGCGTCGAAGTTGCCGTCGTTTCCTTTGGTCCAGTGCGGATTGAAAGCGAATTTTATACCACTGCGAATTTTTCCCCACCGGTACTCGACGCCGGTGGAGATACACCAATGGGCGAGGCAGTTCAACAAGCCATCGCAATGGTACAGCAACGCAAGGATGTGTATAAAAGTAGCGGAATTTTGTCTTATCGCCCATGGATCTTCATGATTACCGACGGAGCGCCGACCGATGCCTGGCAAGGCGCGGCGCAAATGGTCCGCGAAGGTGAAGCGCAAAAATCTTTTGCCTTTTTCGCGGTCGGGGTACAAGGTGCGCGAATGGACATTTTAGGTCAAATCGCTACCAGGGCGCCGCTTAAACTGCAAGGATTCAAATTCCGTGAGATGTTTTTGTGGCTGTCGCGCTCGATGCGCTCGGTATCTCAATCCACCCCTGGCACGGCAGTTCCTCTCGCGCCACCTACGGGTTGGGCCGAAGTGTGA